From Synchiropus splendidus isolate RoL2022-P1 chromosome 10, RoL_Sspl_1.0, whole genome shotgun sequence, the proteins below share one genomic window:
- the LOC128766300 gene encoding lactase/phlorizin hydrolase-like: MDDQGVFDCSRQMPPGSREHLLYLQDRGVTHFKVPLSWDQLLPSGSTSQPQESVVVCYRTLLTQLHEMGLKPLMILHGSSVPDSFRSSHGSWDNPEVMQMFMRYAEFAFAEFGEQADVWLTLSHLEDLQPEELKNIRLIQASTHKRFQQLFPNTESSCTFCETWKSFADPARDDFLNESFPAGFQWATSSESFKVEGGWKEGGKGETIWDRFGHDNNVYMNQTADLACDSYHKVDYDVYLLRGLQVNTHQFSISWARVLPTGHSSSISEEGVLYYDKLINALIESGIQPVVTLYHWDLPQALQDSGGWTNDSIVEVFKSYADFCFSRFGDRVRTWNTFSSPWVVSHAGYGTGEHAPGVEDYVVASYQVTHNILKSHAEAWHVYNDKYRTKQGGNVGIALNSDWAEPKDPTKPEDVAAANRYLQMMLGWFAHPIFVDGDYPAALKTQIEDKKKACVAPPAVLPVFTAKEKERIRGTADFFGLNHYTSRLVTNRDGGCAPGPEGVGDLQTSVDPSWPSTVSDWIFSAPWGLRRLLKYVSAEYMKVKKVPVYVTGNGMPTEATGDTLNDTSRVEYMRSYINEALKAKLRDGVDVRRFTVQSLMDGFEGKQGYSERFGLHHVNFDDPDRPRTPRQSAYSYSEIIQQNGFRPAKDGVANVPQRQSFRRSSPLPPSEVPSKAKVVWEKFSHQSKFQRQLYHYGTFPQGFSWGVSSSAYQIEGGWNTDGKGPSVWDQFTQKPGSIPGNPTGDVACDSYNRLDEDLYMLRALQVKSYRFSLSWSRIFPDGNRTSLNQKGVDFYNRLIDGLLAYNITPMVTLYHWDLPQALQNQGGWENVKMIDIFNDYCDFCFATFGDRVKLWITINQPHTIAWSGYGLGEIPPRIKKPGVAPYAVAHNLIKAHAKVYHTYDDKYRKSQGGLVSLALSADWVEPVDASVRREVVAADRALQFHLGWFAHPIFKNGDYPDAMKWQVGNKSELQGLPESRLPTFTEEEKRFIRGTADMFCVNHYTTNIISHVTAFLSPQSYQYDQDLSEAEESDSPATAISKQRAVAWGLRRLLNWIKEEYGDPDIYITENGVATEAAKTTVDDTDRVYYFKTYIDEALKAQNLDGVKVKGYTATSLMDSFEWLNGYKVGFGLHHVDFTNPSRPRTPKRSAHFYHHIIQDNGFPLPDDEKVLYGLFPVGFNWSSASSSYQIEGSWRADGKGLSIWDQFAHTPLHVDGSDNGDVACDSYNKIREDVEVLKKLKVTHYRFSISWPRVLPDGTDGHVNEAGLNYYHRLVDALLAADIEPQVTLYHWDLPLALQLVGGWENETIVQRFRDYADVLFSRLGKKVKFWITFNEPYIVANLGYGYGTFAPGIIGKQYIAAHNLIKAHAEAWHLYNDKYRPTQKGLISITINSDWAEPQNPYKQEDWDAVERYLQFLIGWFAHPIFNGDYPELMKTIVRRRSVAAGLLKSRLPEFTAEEIKRIKGTHDYFGLNHYTTVLSYPVDLGKQQDYEGDRGTGTSHDRTWISSGSSWLKITPFGFRRLLKFIKDEYGNPPIYVTENGISERGAVDLNDIHRRHYYETYINQALKALVLDGVDLRGYTAWSLMDNFEWAAGFSERFGLFFVNRSDPNFPRIPKMSSSTFASIITCNGFPDPALGPHECLNPAPAESSATTPPPVAKPSMVDFLGLQLSPDDAGVALHVTFALLLASAVAVFIVAVQLWKANKMAQRKSMDFKMQRM; the protein is encoded by the exons AATCTTCATGCACCTTCTGTGAAACCTGGAAAAGCTTTGCTGACCCTGCACGAGATGATTTCTTGAACGAATCTTTCCCTGCTGGCTTCCAGTGGGCGACCTCCAGCGAGTCCTTCAAGGTTGAAGGCGGCTGGAAGGAAGGTGGCAAAGGGGAGACCATTTGGGATCGCTTTGGACACGATAACAATGTCTACATGAACCAGACGGCCGACTTGGCATGTGACAGTTACCACAAGGTAGACTACGACGTCTACCTTCTCCGAGGACTTCAAGTCAACACGCATCAGTTCTCCATCTCCTGGGCTCGTGTTCTTCCCACCGGCCACtcaagcagtatatcagaggaaGGCGTCCTCTACTATGACAAGCTGATCAATGCTCTTATTGAGTCTGGTATTCAACCTGTGGTTACCCTCTACCACTGGGATCTACCCCAGGCACTCCAAGACTCAGGCGGGTGGACCAACGACTCCATCGTTGAGGTCTTCAAGAGCTATGCCGACTTCTGCTTCTCCAGGTTTGGAGACAGAGTGAGGACCTGGAACACCTTCAGTAGCCCATGGGTGGTGAGTCATGCTGGCTATGGAACTGGTGAGCATGCTCCAGGAGTGGAGGACTACGTGGTGGCCTCTTATCAG GTGACTCACAACATCTTGAAGTCCCATGCAGAAGCCTGGCATGTCTACAACGACAAGTACCGAACCAAACAAGGAGGGAACGTGGGAATTGCACTCAACTCTGACTGGGCTGAGCCCAAAGACCCCACTAAGCCTGAAGACGTGGCTGCAGCGAACCGCTACCTGCAGATGATGCTGGGTTGGTTTGCTCACCCCATATTTGTGGATGGGGATTATCCAGCAGCACTGAAGACTCAGattgaagacaaaaagaaagcaTGCGTGGCCCCTCCTGCCGTCCTGCCAGTGTTCActgccaaagagaaagaaaggatCAGAGGGACTGCTGACTTCTTCGGTCTGAATCACTACACGTCCAGGTTGGTCACCAACAGAGATGGTGGTTGCGCTCCGGGTCCTGAAGGGGTGGGAGATCTCCAGACAAGTGTGGACCCTTCGTGGCCCTCTACAGTCTCAGACTGGATCTTCTCAGCTCCCTGGGGTCTGAGGCGACTTCTGAAGTATGTTTCAGCGGAGTACATGAAGGTGAAGAAAGTGCCAGTGTATGTCACTGGGAATGGGATGCCCACTGAGGCCACTGGAGACACTCTCAATGACACCAGCAGAGTGGAGTACATGAGGAGCTACATCAACGAGGCCCTGAAAG CCAAATTACGTGACGGCGTGGACGTGCGACGATTCACCGTCCAGTCGCTGATGGATGGATTTGAAGGAAAGCAAGGCTACAGTGAGAGGTTTGGGCTTCATCATGTCAACTTTGATGACCCTGACAGACCCAGGACTCCCAGACAGTCTGCATATTCCTACTCTGAGATCATCCAGCAAAATGGATTCAGACCAGCCAAAGATGGTGTCGCTAACGTCCCACAGAGGCAGAGCTTTCGCCGTTCCTCCCCACTCCCTCCATCAGAAGTCCCCTCGAAAGCCAAAGTGGTCTGGGAGAAGTTCTCCCACCAGTCAAAGTTCCAAAGACAACTCTACCATTATGGCACGTTCCCACAGGGCTTCAGTTGGGGCGTGTCATCGTCAGCTTATCAGATCGAAGGTGGCTGGAACACAGACGGGAAAGGTCCGAGTGTCTGGGATCAGTTCACCCAAAAACCTGGAAGTATTCCGGGGAATCCCACCGGAGATGTGGCCTGCGACAGCTACAACAGACTGGACGAGGACCTTTACATGCTGCGAGCTCTCCAAGTGAAGTCCTACAGGTTCTCCTTGTCCTGGTCCAGAATCTTTCCTGACGGTAACAGAACGTCTCTGAACCAGAAAGGTGTCGACTTTTACAACAGACTTATCGACGGCCTGTTAGCGTACAACATCACCCCCATGGTGACGCTCTACCACTGGGACCTCCCACAAGCGCTGCAAAACCAGGGTGGCTGGGAAAACGTCAAGATGATTGACATTTTTAATGACTACTGTGACTTCTGCTTCGCCACGTTTGGAGACCGAGTTAAACTATGGATCACAATCAACCAGCCTCACACCATCGCCTGGTCTGGGTACGGGCTCGGAGAGATTCCACCACGCATCAAGAAGCCTGGAGTTGCACCTTACGCTGTCGCACATAACCTGATAAAAGCTCACGCCAAAGTCTACCACACATACGATGACAAGTATCGAAAATCACAAGGTGGCCTGGTGTCTCTGGCCCTCAGCGCTGACTGGGTGGAACCTGTCGACGCTAGTGTTCGACGTGAAGTGGTGGCAGCAGACCGGGCTTTGCAGTTCCACCTCGGTTGGTTTGCACACCCTATTTTCAAGAACGGTGACTACCCTGATGCCATGAAGTGGCAGGTGGGGAACAAGAGTGAACTCCAGGGTCTCCCAGAGTCGAGACTGCCGACCTTCACTGAGGAAGAGAAACGCTTTATCCGAGGAACTGCAGACATGTTTTGTGTCAATCactacacaacaaacatcatcaGTCACGTCACAGCTTTCCTCAGCCCTCAATCATACCAATATGACCAGGATCTGTCAGAAGCTGAGGAGAGTGATTCTCCAGCTACTGCCATCAGCAAACAGAGAGCTGTGGCCTGGGGTCTGAGAAGATTACTCAACTGGATAAAAGAGGAGTACGGAGACCCTGACATCTACATCACTGAGAATGGAGTCGCTACTGAAGCCGCTAAAACCACGGTGGATGATACTGACAGAGTGTATTACTTTAAAACCTACATTGATGAGGCACTGAAAG CTCAAAACCTGGATGGTGTCAAGGTCAAAGGTTACACAGCAACTTCTCTCATGGATTCCTTCGAGTGGCTCAACGGCTACAAAGTTGGATTTGGGCTTCACCATGTGGACTTCACCAACCCAAGCCGGCCGCGGACCCCTAAGCGCTCTGCTCACTTCTACCATCATATCATCCAGGATAATGGCTTTCCTCTGCCTGACGATGAGAAGGTGCTGTATGGGCTCTTTCCAGTCGGCTTCAACTGGAGTAGTGCCAGTTCCTCGTACCAG ATTGAGGGCAGCTGGAGAGCTGATGGTAAAGGCCTGAGCATATGGGACCAGTTTGCGCACACCCCCCTGCATGTGGACGGCAGTGACAATGGCGACGTGGCCTGCGACAGCTACAACAAGATCAGGGAGGACGTGGAGGTGCTGAAGAAGCTCAAAGTCACACACTATCGTTTCTCCATATCCTGGCCCAGAGTGCTCCCTGATGGCACTGATGGACACGTGAACGAAGCGGGACTCAATTACTATCACAGACTGGTGGACGCTTTATTAGCTGCTGACATTGAGCCACAG GTGACTTTGTATCACTGGGACCTCCCTCTGGCTCTGCAGCTCGTCGGGGGCTGGGAGAATGAAACCATCGTTCAAAGATTCAGAGACTACGCTGATGTCTTGTTCAGCCGATTGGGCAAAAAAGTCAAATTCTGGATCACCTTCAATGAACCCTACATTGTTGCTAACCTGGGCTACGGATACGGGACTTTTGCTCCAG GCATCATAGGTAAACAGTATATTGCTGCTCACAACCTGATCAAGGCCCATGCGGAGGCGTGGCATCTCTACAACGACAAGTACCGTCCAACACAGAAGGGTCTCATCTCCATTACCATCAACTCCGATTGGGCGGAGCCACAGAACCCATACAAGCAAGAGGACTGGGATGCAGTGGAGCGCTATTTGCAG TTCCTCATCGGCTGGTTCGCACATCCCATTTTTAACGGAGATTATCCTGAGTTAATGAAAACTATAGTTCGGAGGAGGAGTGTTGCTGCAGGTCTCCTCAAGTCAAG GCTTCCGGAGTTCACTGCAGAAGAAATCAAAAGAATTAAAGGAACCCACGACTACTTTGGTTTGAATCACTACACCACGGTTCTGTCTTACCCTGTTGACCTTGGGAAGCAGCAGGATTATGAAGGTGACAG GGGCACTGGAACTAGCCATGACCGCACATGGATCAGTTCTGGCTCCTCCTGGCTGAAGATCACTCCGTTTGGTTTCCGGAGACTCCTGAAGTTCATCAAGGACGAGTATGGAAACCCGCCCATTTACGTCACTGAGAACGGGATCTCAGAGCGTGGAGCCGTGGACTTGAACGACATCCACAGGAGACACTACTACGAGACCTACATCAACCAGGCCCTGAAAG CCCTGGTTCTGGATGGCGTCGACCTGAGGGGCTACACTGCCTGGTCGCTGATGGACAACTTTGAGTGGGCAGCCGGCTTCTCCGAGAGATTTGGACTCTTTTTTGTGAACCGCTCCGACCCAAATTTTCCTCGCATCCCCAAAATGTCATCATCAACCTTCGCCTCTATCATCACCTGCAATGGCTTTCCCGACCCTGCCCTTGGGCCTCATGAGTGCTTGAACCCTGCACCTGCAG AGAGCTCTGCAACCACGCCGCCTCCCGTGGCCAAGCCCAGCATGGTGGACTTTTTGGGCCTCCAACTTTCTCCCGATGATGCTGGGGTGGCACTTCATGTCACGTTTGCGTTACTGCTGGCATCTGCTGTGGCTGTTTTCATCGTTGCCGTCCAGCTGTGGAAAGCAAATAAAATGGCACAAAGAAAATCAATGGACTTTAAGATGCAAAGGATGTGA